One Anser cygnoides isolate HZ-2024a breed goose chromosome 4, Taihu_goose_T2T_genome, whole genome shotgun sequence genomic region harbors:
- the LOC106033900 gene encoding histamine H2 receptor-like → MAQTQQDFNSGRMLMDKNESWLSNFSSAASSLVKGGGSRAGVGLQEVVIGLILTLIDLVTLLGNTVVFICPVVEKRLRTVTYMFIMSLATADFLVACLVMPFSIIYEVTGMWLFGKLFCKVWISFDVMFCTASIVTLCFISLDRYCSVVTPYHYSRRMSRGRCIVMTCTVWVYSSLISFLPVMQGWNEIPGVDFDAGTECIFVTNWIFAIVASALAFFVPFMVMCSMYFFIYRASRLKANRIMSQTLELHYHPNSKRQNHLQLENKATRTISIIISVFVLCWLPYFVLNVWLAARGTDSASTVLVDTFKVITWLGYCNSTINPMLYAFLNRDFQRALKKLLICRPRSQVDIGEDMVSIATFSRTAPDLEYSITVPVPNGVLKGKPKQ, encoded by the exons ATGGCACAGACGCAGCAGG ATTTTAacagtgggaggatgctgatgGACAAAAACGAGTCCTGGCTCTCTAATTTCTCCTCTGCTGCATCATCCCTTGTGAAAGGAGGTGGCAGCCGGGCGGGGGTCGGCCTCCAGGAGGTGGTCATCGGGTTAATACTCACCCTCATCGACTTGGTCACGCTCCTGGGAAATACAGTAGTCTTTATCTGCCCGGTGGTGGAAAAGAGGCTGCGGACCGTCACCTACATGTTCATCATGTCCTTGGCCACGGCAGACTTCCTCGTAGCATGCCTGGTCATGCCGTTCAG CATCATTTACGAGGTGACGGGGATGTGGCTGTTCGGGAAACTGTTCTGCAAAGTCTGGATCTCCTTCGACGTCATGTTCTGCACCGCGTCCATCGTCACTCTGTGCTTCATCAGCCTGGACAGATACTGCTCCGTGGTGACGCCCTACCACTACTCGAGAAGGATGTCCCGTGGCAG ATGCATTGTGATGACCTGCACGGTCTGGGTGTACTCCTCCCtcatctccttccttcctgtcaTGCAAGGCTGGAACGAGATCCCCGGGGTGGATTTTGATGCAGGCACAGAGTGCATCTTCGTCACCAACTGGATTTTCGCCATTGTGGCTTCCGCTCTTGCGTTTTTCGTCCCCTTCATGGTCATGTGCAGCATGTACTTCTTCATCTACCGCGCGTCGCGGCTCAAGGCCAACCGTATCATGTCTCAGACCCTGGAGCTCCACTACCACCCCAACAGCAAGCGGCAGAaccacctgcagctggagaacaaggcCACGCGGACCATTAGCATCATCATTTCTGTCTTCGTGCTCTGCTGGCTGCCGTACTTTGTCCTGAACGTCTGGCTGGCTGCCCGGGGCACCGACTCCGCTAGCACGGTCCTGGTGGACACCTTCAAGGTCATCACTTGGTTAGGGTATTGCAACTCCACCATCAACCCGATGCTCTATGCCTTCCTCAACAGGGACTTCCAGCGGGCCCTGAAGAAGCTGCTCATTTGCAGGCCCAGGTCTCAGGTGGACATCGGGGAGGACATGGTTTCCATAGCCACCTTTTCCAGGACTGCTCCCGACCTGGAATATAGCATCACCGTGCCGGTGCCCAACGGGGTCCTGAAGGGCAAGCCCAAGCAGTAG